The following coding sequences lie in one Monomorium pharaonis isolate MP-MQ-018 chromosome 1, ASM1337386v2, whole genome shotgun sequence genomic window:
- the LOC105828898 gene encoding prostatic acid phosphatase isoform X1 — MDTFLGAFFVTSVLAAGSCSDLNLDLGTVVFANLLYRNGDRTPIAPYKNDPYNNELFWPIPYGELTNIGKLEHLQLGRWLRKRYFNFLSDVYSPYEIYVQSTDVDRTLMSAESNLAGLYPLVENQVWDDEIRWTLIPVHTIPAKQDYVLQASQYCPRYQYELENLLRLPEIERIKEENADLFTYLTEHSGDKINSFKMLKHLYDVLYIESLYNKTLPQWTKSVFPEKMKSLAAFSFMTEAYNTILRRLKTGPLLGEMIDHMSKKMQHILQPDRKIWMYSAHGETIANLLMTLNIFEPHCPPYAAIVLIELRTNSKNQYFVTVSYKNTTEEPIILTLPGCTTLCPLNEFINLTKNVVPEDWEKECWNVLMNDISSKSDISFSDVIGLLALTIGFMYWYKRREHRRVHEIRTYQIRTYQVYM; from the exons ATGGACACCTTCCTCGGAGCATTCTTTGTCACGAGCGTCCTCGCCGCTGGCAGCTGCTCTGACCTGAACCTGGACCTAGGCACTGTCGTCTTCGCGAACCTT CTGTACAGAAATGGGGACAGGACTCCCATTGCGCCTTACAAAAACGATCCTTATAACAACGAGTTGTTCTGGCCGATTCCATATGGAGAACTGACGaac ATTGGGAAGCTAGAACATCTACAGCTTGGACGCTGGCTGAGGAAACggtatttcaattttttaagcgACGTCTACTCGCCGTACGAGATCTACGTCCAAAGTACCGATGTAGATCGTACCCTGATGTCGGCCGAGTCAAATCTCGCTGGGCTCTATCCGCTAGTAGAAAACCAAGTGTGGGACGACGAGATCCGGTGGACGCTAATCCCCGTGCACACCATTCCGGCGAAACAGGACTATGTGTTACAGGCGAGCCAGTACTGCCCGCGATACCAATACGAGCTTGAAAACCTCCTAAGGTTGCCGGAAATCGAACGCATCAAGGAAGAGAACGCGGATCTGTTCACCTACTTGACTGAGCACTCCGGGGACAAAATAAATTCGTTTAAAATGCTCAAGCATCTATACGATGTTTTATATATCGAG TCATTGTACAACAAAACTCTACCGCAGTGGACAAAATCGGTGTTTCCAGAGAAAATGAAATCTCTCGCTGCATTTAGTTTCATGACAGAGGCCTACAACACGATACTTCGAAGGTTAAAAACAG gtCCACTACTTGGAGAAATGATAGATCACATGAGTAAGAAAATGCAACACATCTTACAACCTGACAGAAAGATATGGATGTATAGTGCTCATGGTGAAACCATCGCGAATTTGCTTATGACTTTGAACATATTTGAGCCTCACTGTCCACCTTACGCTGCTATAGTTCTCATAGAATTAAGAACAAACTCGAAAAACCAGTATTTTGTAAca gtttcttataaaaataccaCTGAAGAACCGATAATCTTAACGTTACCAGGTTGCACTACGTTATGTCctttaaatgaatttattaatttaacgaaAAATGTTGTACCTGAAGATTGGGAGAAAGAATGTTGGAATGTTTTAATGAATGACATAAGTTCAAAAAGTGACATAAGTTTCAGCGATGTAATCG GTTTATTGGCTCTAACAATCGGCTTTATGTACTGGTATAAAAGAAGAGAACACAGACGTGTGCATGAGATACGTACGTATCAGATACGTACGTATCAggtatatatgtaa
- the LOC105828898 gene encoding prostatic acid phosphatase isoform X2: MLYRNGDRTPIAPYKNDPYNNELFWPIPYGELTNIGKLEHLQLGRWLRKRYFNFLSDVYSPYEIYVQSTDVDRTLMSAESNLAGLYPLVENQVWDDEIRWTLIPVHTIPAKQDYVLQASQYCPRYQYELENLLRLPEIERIKEENADLFTYLTEHSGDKINSFKMLKHLYDVLYIESLYNKTLPQWTKSVFPEKMKSLAAFSFMTEAYNTILRRLKTGPLLGEMIDHMSKKMQHILQPDRKIWMYSAHGETIANLLMTLNIFEPHCPPYAAIVLIELRTNSKNQYFVTVSYKNTTEEPIILTLPGCTTLCPLNEFINLTKNVVPEDWEKECWNVLMNDISSKSDISFSDVIGLLALTIGFMYWYKRREHRRVHEIRTYQIRTYQVYM; this comes from the exons ATG CTGTACAGAAATGGGGACAGGACTCCCATTGCGCCTTACAAAAACGATCCTTATAACAACGAGTTGTTCTGGCCGATTCCATATGGAGAACTGACGaac ATTGGGAAGCTAGAACATCTACAGCTTGGACGCTGGCTGAGGAAACggtatttcaattttttaagcgACGTCTACTCGCCGTACGAGATCTACGTCCAAAGTACCGATGTAGATCGTACCCTGATGTCGGCCGAGTCAAATCTCGCTGGGCTCTATCCGCTAGTAGAAAACCAAGTGTGGGACGACGAGATCCGGTGGACGCTAATCCCCGTGCACACCATTCCGGCGAAACAGGACTATGTGTTACAGGCGAGCCAGTACTGCCCGCGATACCAATACGAGCTTGAAAACCTCCTAAGGTTGCCGGAAATCGAACGCATCAAGGAAGAGAACGCGGATCTGTTCACCTACTTGACTGAGCACTCCGGGGACAAAATAAATTCGTTTAAAATGCTCAAGCATCTATACGATGTTTTATATATCGAG TCATTGTACAACAAAACTCTACCGCAGTGGACAAAATCGGTGTTTCCAGAGAAAATGAAATCTCTCGCTGCATTTAGTTTCATGACAGAGGCCTACAACACGATACTTCGAAGGTTAAAAACAG gtCCACTACTTGGAGAAATGATAGATCACATGAGTAAGAAAATGCAACACATCTTACAACCTGACAGAAAGATATGGATGTATAGTGCTCATGGTGAAACCATCGCGAATTTGCTTATGACTTTGAACATATTTGAGCCTCACTGTCCACCTTACGCTGCTATAGTTCTCATAGAATTAAGAACAAACTCGAAAAACCAGTATTTTGTAAca gtttcttataaaaataccaCTGAAGAACCGATAATCTTAACGTTACCAGGTTGCACTACGTTATGTCctttaaatgaatttattaatttaacgaaAAATGTTGTACCTGAAGATTGGGAGAAAGAATGTTGGAATGTTTTAATGAATGACATAAGTTCAAAAAGTGACATAAGTTTCAGCGATGTAATCG GTTTATTGGCTCTAACAATCGGCTTTATGTACTGGTATAAAAGAAGAGAACACAGACGTGTGCATGAGATACGTACGTATCAGATACGTACGTATCAggtatatatgtaa
- the LOC105836276 gene encoding U2 small nuclear ribonucleoprotein auxiliary factor 35 kDa subunit-related protein 2, producing MEGSRPQSTKLSHKEWRRIAKRERRRRIRRTIAQERDANEQRLRAALKGNMAYLKFSAEEEQQKKNEKAQEERERAEREKLWLEEERRAHEKWQVLQEQKAKAEQEKLEQEMKVREELETIRIELLKKKEEEQKKREERLRKQEQLEKDINDYIDNGAKTPEALRQIIETQSTKELCPFFTKTGACRFGNACSKNHRKVILSNVILIPGFYSHFSLEHNSAEYDTDVALEYENSETWQHFSEFFEDVTTELESFGKIKVVKCCCNMEVHLRGNMYIEYYTEREAAKAWRNLKGRWYGGKRLHCEFVSLPSWGGAICGITKCPKGSKYCNFLHTFRNPRNKYDIRKPQRPKDKDSNNSRRSEHRSKSKWEESDRDDGEKDRNWRWSETPEIELSYIKDSEMKHHSTKMEQLERLSRDRRQRRNSKSKSPRTKTLSKEHHHLDRKRARNEDQNKKGASDGRSSKKRKKKSEEER from the exons ATGGAAGGAAGTCGCCCACAGTCGACAAAGCTCAGTCATAAGGAGTGGCGCCGCATTGCGAAGAGGGAACGTCGCAGGCGTATACGACGGACAATCGCGCAAGAACGTGATGCCAATGAACAACGTTTGAGGGCAGCACTGAAAGGCAATATggcatatttaaaatttagcgCGGAGGAAGAGCAACAAAAGAAGAACGAAAAAGCACAAGAAGAAAGGGAACGTGCGGAACGAGAGAAACTCTGGCTTGAAGaagaa AGAAGAGCACATGAAAAATGGCAAGTTCTTCAAGAACAAAAAGCGAAGGCGGAGCAGGAGAAGCTTGAGCAAGAGATGAAGGTTCGCGAGGAACTCGAAACGATACGTATAgaattattgaagaaaaaagaggaagaacaGAAAAAACGTGAGGAGCGACTTCGTAAGCAAGAACAATTGGAGAAAGATATTAACGATTACATCGATAACGGAGCGAAAACACCCGAAGCTTTGCGTCAAATCATTGAAACTCAGTCTACCAAGGAACTCTGCccattttttacgaaaacgGGTGCTTGCCG gtTTGGAAATGCGTGTTCCAAAAATCATCGTAAAGTAATCCTCAGCAATGTGATCTTGATACCCGgattttattcacatttttcCCTTGAACATAACTCGGCAGAATATGACACTGACGTGGCACTTGAGTACGAAAATTCAGAAACGTGGCAACACTTTTCCGAGTTTTTCGAGGATGTAACAACTGAACTAGAGTCGTTCGGCAAGATTAAGGTtgttaaatgttgctgcaacATGGAAGTTCATTTGCGCggtaatatgtatattgagTATTATACGGAGAGAGAAGCGGCTAAGGCGTGGAGGAATCTGAAGGGACGTTGGTACGGCGGTAAGCGACTCCACTGTGAATTCGTCAGTCTGCCATCCTGGGGTGGTGCTATCTGCGGCATAACCAAGTGTCCTAAGGGCAGTAAGTACTGCAATTTTCTTCACACCTTTAGAAATCCACGCAACAAGTATGATATTAGAAAACCCCAACGCCCAAAGGACAAAGATTCGAATAACAGCAGACGAAGCGAACACag AAGTAAATCTAAATGGGAAGAATCCGATCGAGATGATGGCGAAAAAGATCGTAACTGGAGATGGTCCGAGACGCCCGAGATTGAATTGAGTTACATTAAAGATTCAGAGATGAAACATCATTCTACGAAAATGGAACAGTTGGAAAGATTGTCACGCGATCGAAGACAGAGGAGGAATTCAAAATCAAAAAGTCCAAGAACCAAAACACTATCTAAGGAACATCATCATTTGGATCGTAAAAGAGCCCGCAACGAAgaccaaaataaaaaaggtgcATCCGATGGTCGTTCTTCTAAAAAGCGTAAAAAGAAATCTGAAGAAGAAAGATGA
- the LOC105836274 gene encoding dnaJ homolog subfamily C member 22, protein MEKVERNGLNDKEHKDTKKSKLCAYIFWLFGGLVGAHHVYLGRDDQAFVYITTFGGYVGCGYLRDIYMIPAYVADANDDPAFVEKFKRKVRANGKPPFSAVRFAAETAVAYLWAELFNSAIPQEEIYGINFRHLLLLIPVVVALGVWMVGNIGREQGSIWIALVAAYLCYPTLYYIGDDTMWIFLMVVVSSLAFDTFSKQWRLKPRKKRSFVRRMAYLSLGVMVFLAVISSYLYFNAVITDSEGEEIKLSEAVQHFLTSPIWTEFKASLEATWHQTKHQGFWATWAQLVDLTDPRGEINAYKVLGLSQTASQNEVTARWRTLSRDNHPDKIKGSEEERHAAQEKFMEIQQAYEILSQAKNRRKRRNRRSDD, encoded by the exons ATGGAAAAAGTGGAAAGAAATGGACTGAACGATAAGGAACACAAAGACACGAAGAAGAGTAAGTTGTGCGCTTATATTTTCTGGCTGTTCGGCGGACTCGTCGGAGCGCATCATGTGTACCTCGGCAGGGACGATCAGGCTTTCGTGTACATCACGACATTCGGCGGTTACGTGGGCTGCGGCTATCTCAGGGACATTTACATGATACCTGCGTACGTGGCCGATGCAAATGACGATCCGGCGTTCGTCGAGAAATTTAAGCGAAAAGTCAGGGCCAACGGAaag cCGCCGTTTTCCGCGGTGCGATTCGCGGCGGAAACCGCGGTCGCCTACTTATGGGCCGAGCTGTTCAACAGCGCGATCCCGCAGGAAGAGATATACGGTATTAATTTCAGGCACCTTCTGCTTCTAATACCGGTCGTGGTTGCACTAG GTGTATGGATGGTCGGGAACATCGGGAGAGAACAGGGTTCAATATGGATAGCGCTTGTCGCAGCGTATTTATGTTATCCGACCTTGTATTACATCGGCGACGACACCATGTGGATCTTTCTCATGGTGGTTGTCTCGAGCCTGGCCTTCGACACCTTCAGCAAGCAATGGCGGCTGAAACCGAGAAAGAAGAGGAGCTTCGTTCGAAGAATGGCGTATTTGAGCTTAGGGGTCATGGTTTTCCTCGCCGTGATCAGCAGCTACCTGTACTTCAACGCAGTTATCACGGATAGCGAGGGCGAGGAGATTAAGTTATCGGAGGCGGTGCAGCACTTCCTCACCTCGCCTATCTGGACGGAATTCAAG GCGAGTCTGGAGGCCACGTGGCACCAGACGAAGCACCAAGGTTTTTGGGCAACGTGGGCACAGCTAGTGGACCTTACGGATCCTCGAGGCGAGATAAACGCCTACAAG GTTCTAGGCCTCTCGCAAACCGCTTCCCAGAACGAAGTCACAGCGCGATGGAGAACTCTGTCCAGGGACAATCATCCCGACAAGATTAAAGGTTCGGAGGAGGAAAGGCACGCTGCTCAGGAAAAGTTCATGGAGATTCAGCAGGCGTACGAGATCCTGTCCCAGGCCAAGAATCGCCGGAAACGACGGAATCGCCGTTCCGATGACTGA
- the LOC105836273 gene encoding protein HOS4 isoform X2 — protein MVGGRRVKHAASNETTTTSMVTGGVTNRSDNNVVVSTVQPTTTQQKVRRIFEEQARWQESGPRSRVKCTSSDAAYCVVNNCSIAVTKGEPARNNRAASETTTTTTNVTGKRRAPSIVNGRIHSKEEAARSGILAAEESRKPKDVSKARPGISRGVQRGIIKSASVPKDLKEGLPVRERTLQRVPEEGILKRSSAFLASLTHHHPSSKLAERNSPDDELVKFLRPTSKLVNGYEPRGSSSSRYTGLKGYFLTNGDEGLCALRPSPSVQTLSTSLKKKGIGVKKSVSFSSDTSFEEKRVPYRKPAVHEAKVYRKGVLQDHIRKETIKSKVPPSWETPSGGPTALLRAAREADDTGLKEIVAQARKVGLKGMDVNVVDSSGRTAISYMAGNGASSMLELALSFEGVDPNLPDNEGNTPLHFAAQAGQTECLNILLERCPDIEVDARNTLGFTPLMKAALQGRTKCAKILLFAGANPTLRDHGRGLRAEQWARFCGRYACAEMIERFARHRLLERTTSCRWGSEPELAAKVLQGKVTPIPPTPLPQSSGLKSKIRKVFRTTSSPDRTFSLVSQLTSAALCASSPALPKPSPVVKSLLRPLSVPQLRVTLVSQQDFLEKTSEKCGTNFTDKIENSIPKPPRSKKKSK, from the exons ATGGTAGGTGGTCGTAGGGTGAAGCATGCGGCGAGCAATGAAACCACCACCACGTCCATGGTCACCGGCGGCGTTACCAATAGGAGCGACAACAACGTCGTTGTCTCCACTGTACAACCGACCACCACTCAGCAA AAAGTCCGACGGATCTTTGAGGAGCAGGCCAGGTGGCAAGAGAGCGGCCCACGCAGTCGCGTGAAATGCACATCGTCGGACGCTGCTTACTGCGTGGTTAACAACTGCAGCATCGCCGTCACTAAGGGCGAACCTGCTCGAAATAACCGCGCCGCGAGtgaaacgacgacgacgacgaccaaCGTCACTGGCAAGAGACGAGCGCCGTCGATCGTAAACGGGAGAATACACTCCAAGGAGGAGGCCGCTCGGAGCGGCATCCTCGCCGCAGAGGAGTCGAGGAAGCCGAAGGACGTGTCCAAGGCGAGACCAGGCATCTCAAGGGGCGTCCAACGAGGTATAATCAAGTCCGCTTCCGTGCCGAAGGACTTGAAGGAAG GTCTTCCAGTGAGGGAGAGAACGCTGCAACGGGTACCGGAGGAGGGCATCCTGAAAAGATCTTCCGCCTTCCTGGCGAGTTTAACGCATCATCATCCCTCCAGCAAACTCGCCGAGAGGAATTCACCGGACGACGAGTTGGTCAAATTCCTCAGGCCAACGTCGAAGCTCGTCAACGGCTACGAGCCTCGCGGTTCATCATCCTCGAGATATACTGGCCTGAAGGGGTACTTTCTGACGAACGGCGACGAGGGGCTGTGTGCCTTGCGGCCGTCGCCTAGCGTCCAGACATTGTCGACGAGCTTAAAGAAGAAGGGCATTGGAGTGAAGAAATCGGTCTCCTTCAGCTCCGACACCAGCTTTGAGGAGAAACGCGTGCCGTACCGAAAGCCTGCTGTCCACGAAGCCAAAGTTTATCGTAAAGGTGTGCTTCAAG aTCACATACGCAAAGAGACGATCAAATCAAAAGTGCCGCCCTCGTGGGAGACACCCTCTGGGGGCCCTACGGCCCTTCTGAGGGCCGCCAGAGAGGCGGACGACACCGGTCTCAAAGAAATTGTTGCGCAGGCTCGAAAAGTAGGCCTGAAAGGTATGGACGTCAACGTGGTCGACAGTAGCGGCAGG ACGGCCATAAGTTACATGGCGGGTAACGGCGCGTCGTCGATGCTCGAGCTGGCGCTCTCTTTCGAAGGCGTGGACCCGAATCTGCCCGACAACGAGGGTAACACGCCGCTCCACTTTGCCGCCCAGGCCG GACAAACCGAATGCCTCAACATCCTTCTGGAGAGGTGTCCGGACATCGAGGTGGACGCCAGAAACACCTTGGGCTTCACCCCGCTCATGAAGGCCGCCCTTCAAGGTAGAACCAAGTGCGCGAAGATTCTCCTGTTTGCCG GTGCAAATCCTACATTGCGCGATCACGGTAGGGGGCTAAGGGCGGAACAGTGGGCGAGGTTTTGCGGCAGGTACGCGTGTGCCGAGATGATCGAGAGATTCGCGAGACATCGGCTGTTGGAGAGAACGACGTCCTGCCGTTGGGGCAGCGAGCCCGAGCTGGCTGCGAAAGTGCTGCAAGGCAAG GTGACGCCTATACCTCCGACGCCTCTGCCGCAATCCTCGGGATTGAAGtcgaaaataagaaaagtctTCCGCACCACCTCCAGCCCCGATCGAACCTTCTCGCTGGTGTCGCAACTCACCAGCGCGGCCCTCTGCGCGAGCAGTCCGGCTCTGCCGAAGCCGTCACCCGTTGTGAAAAGCCTTCTGCGGCCGTTGAGCGTACCCCAGTTAAG ggTGACGTTGGTCTCACAGCAAGACTTCCTGGAGAAGACTTCCGAGAAATGCGGGACAAATTTCACAGACAAGATCGAGAACTCCATCCCGAAGCCGCCACGCTCGAAGAAGAAGAGCAAGTAG
- the LOC105836273 gene encoding uncharacterized protein LOC105836273 isoform X1, which produces MVRFVPRVSSPSRGSRFDRNSRIEDTGCAKPTTEIRPSTMVGGRRVKHAASNETTTTSMVTGGVTNRSDNNVVVSTVQPTTTQQKVRRIFEEQARWQESGPRSRVKCTSSDAAYCVVNNCSIAVTKGEPARNNRAASETTTTTTNVTGKRRAPSIVNGRIHSKEEAARSGILAAEESRKPKDVSKARPGISRGVQRGIIKSASVPKDLKEGLPVRERTLQRVPEEGILKRSSAFLASLTHHHPSSKLAERNSPDDELVKFLRPTSKLVNGYEPRGSSSSRYTGLKGYFLTNGDEGLCALRPSPSVQTLSTSLKKKGIGVKKSVSFSSDTSFEEKRVPYRKPAVHEAKVYRKGVLQDHIRKETIKSKVPPSWETPSGGPTALLRAAREADDTGLKEIVAQARKVGLKGMDVNVVDSSGRTAISYMAGNGASSMLELALSFEGVDPNLPDNEGNTPLHFAAQAGQTECLNILLERCPDIEVDARNTLGFTPLMKAALQGRTKCAKILLFAGANPTLRDHGRGLRAEQWARFCGRYACAEMIERFARHRLLERTTSCRWGSEPELAAKVLQGKVTPIPPTPLPQSSGLKSKIRKVFRTTSSPDRTFSLVSQLTSAALCASSPALPKPSPVVKSLLRPLSVPQLRVTLVSQQDFLEKTSEKCGTNFTDKIENSIPKPPRSKKKSK; this is translated from the exons CCTACGACGGAGATCCGACCTTCGACGATGGTAGGTGGTCGTAGGGTGAAGCATGCGGCGAGCAATGAAACCACCACCACGTCCATGGTCACCGGCGGCGTTACCAATAGGAGCGACAACAACGTCGTTGTCTCCACTGTACAACCGACCACCACTCAGCAA AAAGTCCGACGGATCTTTGAGGAGCAGGCCAGGTGGCAAGAGAGCGGCCCACGCAGTCGCGTGAAATGCACATCGTCGGACGCTGCTTACTGCGTGGTTAACAACTGCAGCATCGCCGTCACTAAGGGCGAACCTGCTCGAAATAACCGCGCCGCGAGtgaaacgacgacgacgacgaccaaCGTCACTGGCAAGAGACGAGCGCCGTCGATCGTAAACGGGAGAATACACTCCAAGGAGGAGGCCGCTCGGAGCGGCATCCTCGCCGCAGAGGAGTCGAGGAAGCCGAAGGACGTGTCCAAGGCGAGACCAGGCATCTCAAGGGGCGTCCAACGAGGTATAATCAAGTCCGCTTCCGTGCCGAAGGACTTGAAGGAAG GTCTTCCAGTGAGGGAGAGAACGCTGCAACGGGTACCGGAGGAGGGCATCCTGAAAAGATCTTCCGCCTTCCTGGCGAGTTTAACGCATCATCATCCCTCCAGCAAACTCGCCGAGAGGAATTCACCGGACGACGAGTTGGTCAAATTCCTCAGGCCAACGTCGAAGCTCGTCAACGGCTACGAGCCTCGCGGTTCATCATCCTCGAGATATACTGGCCTGAAGGGGTACTTTCTGACGAACGGCGACGAGGGGCTGTGTGCCTTGCGGCCGTCGCCTAGCGTCCAGACATTGTCGACGAGCTTAAAGAAGAAGGGCATTGGAGTGAAGAAATCGGTCTCCTTCAGCTCCGACACCAGCTTTGAGGAGAAACGCGTGCCGTACCGAAAGCCTGCTGTCCACGAAGCCAAAGTTTATCGTAAAGGTGTGCTTCAAG aTCACATACGCAAAGAGACGATCAAATCAAAAGTGCCGCCCTCGTGGGAGACACCCTCTGGGGGCCCTACGGCCCTTCTGAGGGCCGCCAGAGAGGCGGACGACACCGGTCTCAAAGAAATTGTTGCGCAGGCTCGAAAAGTAGGCCTGAAAGGTATGGACGTCAACGTGGTCGACAGTAGCGGCAGG ACGGCCATAAGTTACATGGCGGGTAACGGCGCGTCGTCGATGCTCGAGCTGGCGCTCTCTTTCGAAGGCGTGGACCCGAATCTGCCCGACAACGAGGGTAACACGCCGCTCCACTTTGCCGCCCAGGCCG GACAAACCGAATGCCTCAACATCCTTCTGGAGAGGTGTCCGGACATCGAGGTGGACGCCAGAAACACCTTGGGCTTCACCCCGCTCATGAAGGCCGCCCTTCAAGGTAGAACCAAGTGCGCGAAGATTCTCCTGTTTGCCG GTGCAAATCCTACATTGCGCGATCACGGTAGGGGGCTAAGGGCGGAACAGTGGGCGAGGTTTTGCGGCAGGTACGCGTGTGCCGAGATGATCGAGAGATTCGCGAGACATCGGCTGTTGGAGAGAACGACGTCCTGCCGTTGGGGCAGCGAGCCCGAGCTGGCTGCGAAAGTGCTGCAAGGCAAG GTGACGCCTATACCTCCGACGCCTCTGCCGCAATCCTCGGGATTGAAGtcgaaaataagaaaagtctTCCGCACCACCTCCAGCCCCGATCGAACCTTCTCGCTGGTGTCGCAACTCACCAGCGCGGCCCTCTGCGCGAGCAGTCCGGCTCTGCCGAAGCCGTCACCCGTTGTGAAAAGCCTTCTGCGGCCGTTGAGCGTACCCCAGTTAAG ggTGACGTTGGTCTCACAGCAAGACTTCCTGGAGAAGACTTCCGAGAAATGCGGGACAAATTTCACAGACAAGATCGAGAACTCCATCCCGAAGCCGCCACGCTCGAAGAAGAAGAGCAAGTAG